A region from the Altererythrobacter sp. H2 genome encodes:
- a CDS encoding sugar transferase: protein MKRLFDLVLAGVLLVVLAPVLLGTAVLVRVKLGSPVLFRQQRPGMHGKPFEILKFRTMTDARGPDGSLLPDAERLTRFGRFLRASSLDELPELINILRGEMSFVGPRPLLMEYLPLYAPEQARRHEVRPGVTGWAQVNGRNAISWEQKFAFDIDYVERRSMALDLKILAMTALKVLQRDGISAAGEATMPRFEGTKGENR, encoded by the coding sequence GTGAAACGCCTCTTCGATCTCGTGCTGGCCGGCGTACTGCTTGTGGTGCTCGCTCCGGTTTTGCTGGGGACGGCGGTGCTCGTCCGGGTCAAGCTTGGATCGCCCGTGCTGTTCCGCCAGCAACGGCCGGGAATGCACGGCAAGCCCTTCGAGATCCTCAAATTTCGCACGATGACGGATGCGCGTGGGCCTGACGGATCGCTGCTGCCCGATGCGGAGCGGCTGACCCGGTTCGGCCGGTTCCTGCGTGCCAGCAGTCTCGATGAACTGCCCGAGCTGATCAACATCCTGCGCGGCGAGATGAGCTTCGTCGGCCCGCGCCCGCTCCTGATGGAATACCTGCCGCTCTATGCCCCGGAGCAGGCCCGCCGCCACGAGGTGCGGCCGGGGGTAACCGGCTGGGCGCAGGTTAACGGCCGCAATGCGATCAGCTGGGAACAGAAGTTTGCCTTTGACATCGACTATGTCGAGCGGCGCTCAATGGCGCTCGACCTGAAAATACTCGCAATGACCGCGCTCAAGGTGTTGCAGCGCGACGGGATCAGCGCGGCCGGTGAGGCCACCATGCCCCGGTTCGAGGGCACCAAGGGAGAGAACAGATGA